The genomic segment CTATCCTCTGTGCTAAACCCAAaaaagcccaattaaacccaGATTCTTAAGGTTGAATTAGGCCCAAAAGATCCAATTACAGCCCAATAATCGATCCTCTCTGctaaaccctagagagagggagaaaagagagaagaaaccGATGAAGAGGAAGAAATCTGATTTCTCTGGTGATTCCGAGGAAAGCCCATTTGTATAACAATGGCGACTTTGGCTTCCGCCGTATTGCCTTCAACTCTGAATATTAAGGTACTGCTTCAACTTAGTTGCCgcatttttataattggaaatgattaTCTGAACACTAATTAGTTTTCGATAGTTAAATGGAGCTTTAAACAAACGCAAAGTTCAGTTTTTCTTATTACGGCACAGCCTTTTTTCTGTTTTCGTACTTTTTGGAAGCTTGAATGAAGTGAAATCCTCGAACAGGTTAAGCAACTCGAACATCAGCCTTCTCAGCTCCATGGGTTTTCGCAATTAAATGGTCATCGTCGGGTCTCTCCCAGACGTCGCATGAAAGTAACAATGGCGCAGTTTTGCGAGCCAAATAAGATCAGGGAGCAACTGAATATCATCAAGGAGAGGTTATGGGAGACTACCCCTGAGACAATAAAAGATTTCCCTTGGAAAAAAGCAGAGAATTTGCTGCTAGAGAGACTACTTTTTGTCGGACACAAGGCATTGAAGTTGTCTCTTGTTACAGTTTTTGTTATTAGCTCTCTGTCCGATTTCCTATATTCCATTTCTAGGAATCAAGAATTGATGGTTCCCTTTGGTCTCATTGTTGG from the Theobroma cacao cultivar B97-61/B2 chromosome 8, Criollo_cocoa_genome_V2, whole genome shotgun sequence genome contains:
- the LOC18591918 gene encoding uncharacterized protein LOC18591918, which codes for MATLASAVLPSTLNIKVKQLEHQPSQLHGFSQLNGHRRVSPRRRMKVTMAQFCEPNKIREQLNIIKERLWETTPETIKDFPWKKAENLLLERLLFVGHKALKLSLVTVFVISSLSDFLYSISRNQELMVPFGLIVGCLMTDFLKETSQEAFRSPEEKGLKWHLLAIGCFFVVVKFVSALSAIRTRVFLLHVANGGLMQALWLWRSLLEEHESNGSSAADAQS